The following proteins are encoded in a genomic region of Pelodictyon phaeoclathratiforme BU-1:
- a CDS encoding HipA domain-containing protein codes for MTMLHHTDTDDASYLELAEFLSTYGEADHIARNLEELFTRVVFNIATANRDDHLRNHGFIRSPSGWRLAPAFDMNPSFRKAEHVLSLDLYNRQPDFQVAIATAEYYRMNRARAGIIVREVCEVVKEWKVLARRLGLSGQECSEAEHLFCCRR; via the coding sequence ATGACCATGCTTCACCATACCGATACCGACGATGCCAGTTATCTGGAGCTGGCAGAATTTCTCTCCACCTACGGTGAAGCTGATCACATCGCACGTAACCTCGAAGAGCTGTTCACAAGAGTGGTGTTCAACATCGCCACGGCAAACCGCGATGACCATCTTCGCAATCACGGCTTCATACGCTCCCCTTCAGGATGGCGACTGGCACCAGCTTTCGACATGAATCCTTCGTTCAGAAAAGCAGAGCATGTGCTGTCACTTGATCTCTATAACCGTCAGCCTGATTTTCAGGTTGCGATTGCGACTGCCGAATATTACCGAATGAATCGCGCTCGTGCCGGGATAATTGTCCGTGAAGTGTGCGAGGTTGTTAAAGAGTGGAAAGTTCTTGCGAGACGTCTTGGGTTGAGCGGGCAGGAGTGCTCGGAGGCAGAACATTTGTTTTGTTGCAGGAGATGA
- a CDS encoding glycosyltransferase family protein, which translates to MKKKILLLLTVFGGYTLLVLLLFYPLVFQSKMLLAPDTLIPQASTMALDRLQAQTGAYPLWQPWLFSGMPTVEAFSYLSGLYYPNLVFNLFHTDGIVLQLLHLAFAGLGLFLFLRQYGLTILAASFGGVLFMLNPYLSAMLVHGHGSQLMTVAYMPWMLWATMRLIQRGGLVDAGMLALLAGFQLQRSHVQIAWYSWMLMLLLAVVLFFSHRGFFTKKSAVSGMHPVLPGGGNGGADEGSHKGGPYMTLRIFLLLVLALGCGIAMSASIYLPASEYAAYSVRGMAAEGGGSAWEYATLWSMHPLELLTFLVPGLFGFGGVTYWGFMPFTDFPHYAGIVVLLLAVAGAVIRRKEPMTWFFIAGALLALLLSFGRFFSPVFDLFYHFAPLFSRFRVPSMALIMLYLIISCLAAIGVNDLLQRQSERFLKPIRIGALLLAAFLLLFLAFEPSLESFFRSLFPEPQVGSFDLAFMVNKVRWENLTGSLWIVLLIASLFSGVLWLSIKEKLSHKITAILLFLLALGDLLWMDIQIIYPSTSSLRSPVFADSRMVEPAFRHDDITRYLAAQKGPFRIYPAGPLFAENKFALFGIESVGGYHPAKLKLYEEFLAKTENLASLNILRMLNVGYIVTPQPIEHSAFKLVKTGELQLASGPVTAYVYSLQGSAPRAWFANRVTGVHGNDALFARLLDDQAPVGEAYVDGSLWKGVRTFASATVTSLDAKAESMVLKVAAPGEAFLVTSEIHYPLRWKVKIDGRETAVVKVNGLLRGVVIPAGSREVRFYYDRNGFETGRRISLGAFVVALLMVAGGVIGGRFRQKGGK; encoded by the coding sequence GTGAAGAAAAAGATTCTCCTGTTGCTCACTGTTTTTGGCGGCTACACTCTTCTGGTTCTGCTGCTCTTTTATCCGCTTGTCTTTCAATCGAAGATGCTTCTTGCGCCCGATACCCTTATTCCCCAGGCTTCGACAATGGCGCTTGACCGGCTTCAGGCCCAAACCGGCGCATATCCGCTCTGGCAGCCCTGGCTCTTTTCAGGTATGCCGACTGTGGAGGCATTCAGCTACCTCAGCGGACTCTATTACCCCAACCTTGTTTTCAACCTCTTTCATACTGATGGCATCGTTTTGCAGCTCCTCCACCTCGCCTTTGCCGGTTTGGGACTCTTCCTTTTTCTTCGCCAGTACGGCTTGACAATCCTTGCAGCCTCTTTTGGCGGGGTGCTCTTCATGCTCAACCCCTATCTGAGCGCCATGCTGGTGCATGGTCACGGCAGCCAGCTTATGACGGTGGCCTACATGCCCTGGATGCTCTGGGCCACCATGCGTCTCATACAGCGTGGAGGGCTGGTCGATGCCGGGATGCTTGCGCTTTTAGCCGGGTTTCAGTTGCAGCGCTCACACGTTCAGATTGCCTGGTATTCCTGGATGCTCATGCTGCTGCTGGCTGTTGTTTTGTTTTTTTCGCATCGCGGGTTTTTTACAAAAAAGAGCGCTGTTTCAGGGATGCATCCTGTGCTTCCTGGAGGTGGTAATGGGGGTGCGGATGAGGGCAGCCACAAGGGCGGCCCCTACATGACATTGCGAATATTTTTGTTGTTGGTTTTGGCGTTGGGTTGCGGCATTGCCATGTCGGCATCGATATACCTGCCTGCATCCGAGTATGCCGCATATTCAGTGAGGGGGATGGCTGCAGAGGGAGGAGGTTCAGCGTGGGAGTATGCCACACTCTGGTCAATGCACCCTCTGGAGTTGCTCACCTTTCTTGTGCCGGGACTCTTCGGCTTTGGCGGAGTAACCTATTGGGGTTTCATGCCCTTCACCGACTTTCCCCATTATGCCGGAATTGTGGTGCTGCTGCTCGCTGTAGCAGGAGCTGTTATCCGCAGAAAAGAGCCGATGACCTGGTTTTTTATTGCGGGTGCACTGCTTGCGCTGCTGCTCTCTTTTGGACGTTTTTTTAGTCCAGTGTTTGATCTCTTCTACCATTTTGCGCCACTCTTCAGCCGCTTCAGGGTGCCCTCCATGGCGCTCATCATGCTCTATCTGATCATCTCTTGTCTTGCCGCAATCGGAGTCAACGACCTGCTTCAGCGCCAGTCGGAGCGGTTCTTGAAACCGATCAGGATCGGAGCGCTGCTTCTTGCAGCTTTTCTGCTCCTCTTCCTTGCCTTTGAACCGTCGCTTGAAAGTTTCTTCCGCTCACTCTTTCCCGAACCGCAGGTTGGAAGTTTTGACCTGGCCTTTATGGTCAATAAGGTGCGCTGGGAGAATCTGACGGGGAGTCTCTGGATAGTCCTGCTCATTGCATCTCTTTTCTCCGGAGTGCTCTGGCTCAGCATCAAGGAGAAGCTCTCCCACAAAATAACGGCCATCCTGCTCTTTCTTCTTGCACTTGGCGATCTGCTCTGGATGGATATACAGATCATCTACCCATCCACCAGCTCGCTCCGCTCCCCGGTTTTCGCTGATAGCCGCATGGTGGAACCCGCTTTCCGGCACGACGACATCACTCGTTACCTTGCCGCACAGAAAGGGCCTTTCAGAATCTACCCCGCAGGGCCACTCTTTGCGGAGAACAAGTTCGCCCTCTTCGGTATTGAGTCCGTGGGTGGCTACCATCCTGCCAAGCTCAAGCTCTATGAAGAGTTTCTTGCTAAAACGGAGAATCTTGCAAGCCTCAATATCCTGCGGATGCTTAATGTCGGCTACATTGTCACTCCTCAACCCATCGAGCATTCCGCGTTCAAGCTGGTTAAAACCGGTGAACTGCAATTGGCAAGCGGCCCGGTGACAGCTTACGTTTACAGCCTTCAGGGAAGCGCCCCAAGAGCATGGTTTGCAAACCGTGTGACTGGTGTGCATGGTAACGACGCCCTCTTTGCCCGACTTCTTGATGATCAGGCACCAGTCGGAGAGGCTTATGTTGATGGCTCTCTCTGGAAAGGAGTCCGAACCTTTGCATCGGCAACGGTCACATCACTTGACGCAAAAGCAGAATCCATGGTCTTGAAGGTTGCTGCTCCCGGAGAGGCATTCCTTGTGACCAGCGAAATTCATTACCCCCTGAGGTGGAAGGTGAAGATTGATGGCAGGGAAACTGCAGTCGTGAAAGTGAACGGCCTGCTGCGCGGTGTTGTGATTCCGGCAGGCAGCAGGGAGGTCAGGTTTTACTATGATCGAAACGGCTTTGAAACCGGTCGCAGGATATCGCTTGGCGCTTTCGTTGTGGCGTTGTTGATGGTGGCAGGGGGAGTGATCGGAGGTCGGTTCCGGCAAAAGGGCGGAAAATGA
- a CDS encoding helix-turn-helix domain-containing protein, with amino-acid sequence MTSRATPLYPASAKEMEALGQRLRDARLRRRFSMETVCARANLSRPTLYKIETGDPSVAIGFYVQVLRVLGLLADLSLISKEDALGRRLQDESLPRRRRAPRKKAPAGASDGEPGSCAIFLPQP; translated from the coding sequence ATGACAAGTAGAGCCACACCATTATACCCCGCTTCGGCAAAAGAGATGGAGGCTCTGGGGCAGCGCCTCAGAGATGCGCGACTTCGTCGCCGCTTTTCCATGGAGACCGTTTGTGCAAGGGCCAATCTTTCACGTCCTACTCTCTACAAAATTGAGACTGGTGACCCGTCGGTTGCTATCGGCTTCTACGTTCAGGTGCTTCGCGTCCTCGGACTGCTTGCGGACTTGTCGTTGATCTCCAAAGAGGACGCACTTGGCCGTCGCCTGCAGGACGAATCGCTTCCCCGGCGGAGAAGGGCGCCACGCAAAAAAGCACCAGCAGGAGCGAGCGATGGCGAACCAGGAAGCTGCGCCATTTTTTTGCCTCAGCCATGA
- a CDS encoding oligosaccharide flippase family protein: protein MNRNAVIAGQAGFSFAGFLFGQTARFAYNLVVARLLGVDALGTYALAIAVIQIAEVLAVAGLDSGLLRFVSLHRDDPLRQRAVIGAALKMSITLSLIVALLLLLFSAPISTILNGSSLLRLAICCYAAAIPFNVATLLFGHAMQGFRQLKPKIVATQIVSPLLLLLLTLLFRYTAGEDAALFFPFALAGVGAFFWIRPSLSRISGTLQGDILHAHTDKVMLAYAIPFMAVSLLSMMSHWLDVMMLGMLTDTATVGLYHPAARTAGLIRSVLLAFTGIAAPMIAELHTGRQNAEIGRIFKMVTRWIVTVVLPPAILFMVLPELVLSVFGARFAAEGAVALLLLTVASFLQASFGLSATVLAMTGHARLSLLNALAALGLQVALNFLLIPKMGLNGAALATLLLFLMLSVLRLVEIRRILKIHPFGKALWKPFTAGLSTALLLMALRPWLLGLPPFAALAVSALLSLCSFTVLLLLLKLEEEEREIILKHLPFLDKNPKP, encoded by the coding sequence GTGAACCGCAATGCCGTCATAGCCGGTCAGGCGGGCTTCTCCTTTGCCGGATTTCTCTTCGGCCAGACAGCCCGATTCGCCTATAACCTTGTGGTTGCAAGGTTGCTCGGTGTTGATGCTCTTGGCACCTACGCTCTCGCCATTGCCGTTATCCAGATTGCCGAGGTGCTTGCTGTTGCAGGGCTCGATTCGGGTCTGCTGCGCTTTGTCAGTTTGCACCGAGATGATCCTCTTCGCCAGAGGGCTGTGATTGGTGCCGCCCTGAAAATGAGCATCACGCTTTCACTCATCGTGGCGCTCCTGCTGCTTCTCTTTTCAGCGCCGATCTCTACAATCCTCAATGGCAGTAGCCTCCTGCGGCTTGCGATTTGCTGCTATGCTGCGGCAATTCCCTTCAATGTGGCAACCCTGCTGTTTGGCCATGCCATGCAGGGGTTCCGCCAGCTCAAGCCCAAAATTGTTGCTACACAGATTGTTAGCCCACTGCTTTTGCTTCTCTTGACTCTTCTCTTCCGTTATACTGCAGGAGAGGATGCCGCCCTCTTTTTTCCCTTTGCACTGGCGGGCGTTGGGGCATTTTTCTGGATTCGTCCCTCTCTTTCCAGAATCAGCGGGACTCTTCAAGGGGATATTCTCCATGCCCACACAGACAAGGTGATGCTTGCATACGCCATTCCCTTTATGGCGGTCTCACTCCTGAGCATGATGAGCCATTGGCTTGATGTTATGATGCTTGGTATGCTTACCGATACGGCAACGGTCGGGCTCTATCATCCTGCAGCCAGAACGGCGGGGCTCATCCGATCAGTCCTCCTTGCCTTTACCGGCATTGCTGCGCCAATGATTGCCGAGCTGCATACGGGGAGGCAGAATGCTGAGATAGGACGGATCTTCAAGATGGTGACACGCTGGATAGTAACGGTGGTTCTTCCGCCAGCCATACTTTTCATGGTGTTGCCCGAACTGGTGCTTTCGGTTTTCGGCGCCCGCTTTGCTGCGGAAGGAGCTGTCGCGCTGCTTCTCCTGACGGTTGCCTCATTCCTGCAGGCCAGCTTTGGCCTCTCAGCGACAGTACTTGCCATGACCGGCCATGCGCGGCTCAGCCTCCTGAACGCTCTTGCTGCCCTTGGCTTGCAGGTGGCGCTCAATTTTCTCCTGATCCCAAAGATGGGTTTGAATGGTGCCGCTCTTGCTACCTTGCTGCTTTTTTTGATGCTCTCTGTTCTCCGTCTTGTTGAGATTCGCCGCATCCTGAAGATTCACCCTTTTGGCAAAGCGCTCTGGAAACCCTTTACTGCCGGATTATCTACAGCCTTACTTCTCATGGCTCTACGCCCGTGGTTGCTTGGCCTGCCACCTTTTGCCGCTCTGGCTGTTTCCGCCCTGTTATCGCTCTGCAGCTTTACGGTATTGCTGCTGCTCCTGAAGTTGGAAGAGGAGGAGAGAGAGATTATCTTAAAGCACCTGCCCTTTCTTGACAAGAACCCAAAGCCATAA
- a CDS encoding glycosyltransferase: MNLSSNRGAPCSPFRLVWFSEIQWDFLSTRKQRLLCRFPESWSILFIEPFALRRRHHWIPVKRGRVWVVTVPFLKSVPFRIGRLLDLPLLRWLLSLPGILLMLFWVTILGFGSSNRIIGLSNIYWGRVAALLPCRLRFYDANDDHLAFPDNPHWLKGSLDHYLSKVDLLFSVSRELTSRLRVPPGVRLVDLGNGVEFSHFAISRPRKPAALSRLKGPILGYAGAMDWLDSSLIAATARAWPEYSIVLLGPAYEREWWQKQAAINELPNVHYFGKIEYSELPAWVQHFDLALMPLLSSDLKRVSHPNKLYEYAAAGVPVLSMNYCSAVERAREVLHVAVSQEEFVRMVPEALADRRVEARQAFARQHSWDTLAAVMVQELEKASRERSL, from the coding sequence ATGAACTTGTCATCCAATAGGGGAGCGCCTTGCAGTCCGTTCAGGCTTGTCTGGTTTTCCGAGATACAGTGGGACTTTCTCTCAACCCGGAAGCAGCGCCTCTTGTGCCGCTTTCCGGAGAGTTGGAGCATTCTTTTCATAGAGCCTTTTGCGCTTCGCCGCCGCCACCACTGGATTCCAGTCAAAAGGGGGCGGGTCTGGGTTGTCACTGTTCCTTTTCTGAAGAGCGTTCCCTTCAGGATAGGGCGCCTGCTCGATCTTCCTTTGCTGCGCTGGCTTCTCTCCCTGCCCGGAATCCTGCTGATGCTCTTCTGGGTGACGATCCTCGGATTTGGCTCCTCAAACAGAATTATTGGCCTGAGCAATATCTACTGGGGCAGGGTTGCAGCCCTCCTGCCATGCCGCCTTCGCTTCTATGATGCCAATGATGATCATCTTGCCTTTCCCGACAATCCGCACTGGCTGAAGGGCTCTCTTGATCACTATCTTTCGAAGGTTGATCTGCTCTTCAGTGTCAGTCGTGAGCTGACCAGCCGTCTCAGGGTGCCACCCGGCGTTCGCCTGGTTGATCTTGGCAACGGTGTTGAGTTCAGCCATTTTGCCATCTCCCGTCCTCGCAAGCCGGCCGCTCTTTCCCGCCTCAAGGGGCCAATTCTTGGCTATGCGGGGGCCATGGACTGGCTTGATAGCTCCCTGATTGCTGCTACTGCCCGTGCATGGCCGGAGTATTCGATTGTGCTACTCGGTCCGGCCTATGAGAGAGAGTGGTGGCAAAAACAGGCCGCCATCAACGAGCTGCCAAACGTCCACTATTTCGGCAAGATTGAGTACAGCGAACTTCCCGCCTGGGTGCAGCACTTCGATCTTGCCCTGATGCCGCTCCTTTCAAGTGATCTGAAAAGGGTATCCCATCCCAACAAGCTCTATGAATATGCCGCCGCAGGGGTGCCGGTACTCTCCATGAACTATTGCAGTGCGGTGGAGCGGGCGCGGGAGGTGCTGCATGTGGCCGTTTCTCAGGAGGAGTTTGTCCGCATGGTGCCGGAAGCTCTTGCTGACCGGCGTGTTGAGGCGCGGCAGGCATTTGCCCGGCAGCACAGTTGGGATACGCTTGCTGCCGTCATGGTGCAGGAGCTGGAGAAGGCCTCTCGGGAGAGGAGTCTGTGA